CGCCAACAAGGAGATCGAGCAGTACATCAAAAGGCGTGTTTCCGAATTTGAAGCCGCCCACGGCAAAATCGAGATAAACGGAGAATGAGGGAACCCAGCCCGCGTTTCCGTTTAGGCAGGCGGTCACAGGGCAGCAAACGGCGGCACAGGATTCGTCCCGTGCCGCCGTTTTCGCCGTAGGAAACCTCTCCTGCGTCCTGATTTTATTTGCTTTCTACAGCTTTCTTAACGGAACGATCACTGTTCATACTGTTTCGCGTTGTCCGGATAAATAAAGCCGTAGGTATTGTGTTTATAGAGCGCGCTGGAAGGCGAAGCTTCCGCATAATTCCCGAAGGTCAGCACTTTGGCTTCCCCCAGCCTGCGGTACACGAGACCCG
This window of the Ruminococcaceae bacterium BL-6 genome carries:
- a CDS encoding conserved protein of unknown function (Evidence 4 : Unknown function but conserved in other organisms), with amino-acid sequence MEDKLLRYTLRVDRVYFRKFRYIAASEGRSANKEIEQYIKRRVSEFEAAHGKIEINGE